Proteins found in one Acidimicrobiia bacterium genomic segment:
- the pheT gene encoding phenylalanine--tRNA ligase subunit beta: MLVPLSWLREFTPIAASTSEIVDACNQLGLVVDGLDEPGRDVEGVVVARVLDVREHPKSTKGLTLVDVDAGGTTTTVVCGARNVAPGDVVPYAPVGARIPGLTLKRKPVAGIESDGMLCSARELGLGDDHSGILHLDDDAPLGADVREVLGLDDVVLDLDITPNRPDAMSIVGVARDLAAAFNTPLLVPTPPPSEVGGDVRGISLSVEAPGACPRYVARVASVSLGPSPRWMQRRLTLAGMRPISNVVDVTNYVLLELGQPLHAFDLDRLSGRGIVVRVARDGERMTTLDGTERVLQREDLLICDAERAPQAIAGIMGGGSSEVTDSTREILLESAYFDPVGIGRTSKRLGLRTESSARFERGVDPNGVLRAADRAIELLVDVAAADPAPGACDEYPAPIEPRRITIRTTRVNALLGTELSDDEIGEALVPLGIDLEGSGATRTAVTPTFRPDLEREVDLVEEVARRVGYNSIARHVPSSGEHAGGLTARQHERRLVVDVLVGMGYDEAYTLPLLAPADVARAGLSPEGVELENPLRAEESLLRPSLLPGLLGAAAFNAGHGQSDLALFEVGHVFLPPEGAGPLPDERDRVAVLLSGAQHRRPHEPDRPVDAFDVVDAWCELVTALHLADARLEPGEWPSLHPARAAVAYVDGAPIGALGEVDPDVVARFSLDGPVVAMELELDALLDASRTRRTLRPVSRYPASSIDLAFVVDEATPAGHLRATLRRAAGELAESVELFDVFRSDAIGAGRKSLTWSLRFRAPDRTLTDAEVAEIRQRCIDAVVTAHGAELRG; encoded by the coding sequence ATGCTCGTTCCGCTCTCGTGGTTGCGCGAGTTCACGCCGATCGCGGCGTCGACGTCGGAGATCGTCGACGCGTGCAACCAGCTCGGCCTCGTCGTCGACGGCCTCGACGAGCCGGGGCGCGACGTGGAGGGCGTCGTCGTCGCGAGAGTCCTCGACGTGCGCGAGCACCCGAAGAGCACGAAGGGACTGACGCTCGTCGACGTGGACGCGGGCGGCACGACCACGACCGTCGTCTGCGGCGCGCGCAACGTCGCGCCCGGCGACGTCGTGCCCTACGCGCCGGTCGGTGCGCGCATCCCGGGGCTGACCCTGAAGCGCAAGCCCGTCGCGGGGATCGAGTCCGACGGGATGCTGTGCTCGGCGCGTGAGCTCGGGCTCGGGGACGACCACTCCGGGATCCTCCACCTCGACGACGACGCGCCCCTCGGCGCCGACGTGCGCGAGGTCCTCGGCCTCGACGACGTCGTCCTCGACCTCGACATCACGCCGAATCGTCCGGACGCGATGTCGATCGTCGGCGTCGCGCGCGACCTGGCGGCCGCCTTCAACACGCCGTTGCTCGTGCCCACCCCGCCGCCGAGCGAGGTCGGCGGCGACGTGCGCGGCATCTCGTTGTCGGTCGAGGCGCCCGGTGCGTGCCCGCGCTACGTCGCGCGCGTCGCGTCGGTGTCGCTCGGCCCGTCGCCCCGCTGGATGCAACGGCGACTCACCCTCGCGGGCATGCGCCCGATCTCGAACGTGGTGGACGTGACGAACTACGTGCTGCTCGAGCTCGGCCAACCGCTGCACGCCTTCGACCTCGATCGGCTCTCCGGGCGCGGCATCGTCGTGCGCGTCGCACGCGACGGCGAGCGGATGACGACGCTGGACGGTACGGAGCGCGTGCTGCAGCGCGAGGACCTCCTCATCTGCGACGCGGAGCGCGCACCCCAGGCGATCGCGGGGATCATGGGCGGCGGGTCGTCCGAGGTGACCGACTCGACGCGCGAGATCCTGCTCGAATCGGCGTACTTCGATCCCGTCGGGATCGGTCGCACGTCGAAGCGTCTCGGGCTGCGCACGGAGTCGAGCGCGCGGTTCGAGCGCGGCGTCGATCCGAACGGCGTGCTGCGCGCCGCCGACCGGGCGATCGAGCTCCTGGTCGACGTGGCCGCGGCCGATCCCGCGCCGGGAGCGTGCGACGAGTACCCGGCACCGATCGAGCCCCGCCGCATCACGATCCGCACGACGCGTGTGAACGCGTTGCTCGGCACCGAGCTCTCGGACGACGAGATCGGCGAGGCGCTGGTGCCGCTCGGCATCGACCTCGAGGGCAGCGGTGCGACGCGCACAGCCGTGACCCCGACGTTCCGTCCCGATCTCGAGCGCGAGGTCGACCTCGTCGAGGAGGTGGCGCGTCGCGTCGGCTACAACTCGATCGCGCGTCATGTTCCGAGCTCGGGCGAGCACGCCGGCGGGCTGACCGCGCGCCAGCACGAGCGCCGGCTCGTCGTCGACGTGCTCGTCGGCATGGGCTACGACGAGGCGTACACGCTGCCGTTGCTCGCGCCCGCGGACGTCGCCCGCGCCGGGCTGTCACCGGAGGGCGTCGAGCTCGAGAACCCGTTGCGCGCGGAGGAGTCGTTGCTCCGCCCGAGCCTGCTGCCGGGCCTGCTCGGCGCGGCCGCGTTCAACGCCGGGCACGGTCAGAGCGACCTCGCGCTCTTCGAGGTGGGGCACGTGTTCCTGCCGCCCGAAGGTGCGGGCCCGTTGCCCGACGAGCGCGACCGCGTCGCGGTGCTGCTGTCGGGCGCGCAACACCGTCGCCCGCACGAGCCCGATCGCCCGGTCGACGCGTTCGACGTCGTCGACGCATGGTGCGAGCTCGTCACCGCGCTCCACCTCGCCGACGCGCGGCTCGAGCCGGGGGAGTGGCCGTCGCTGCATCCCGCACGGGCGGCGGTCGCGTACGTCGACGGCGCGCCGATCGGGGCGCTCGGCGAGGTCGATCCCGACGTCGTCGCGCGCTTCTCGCTCGACGGGCCCGTCGTCGCGATGGAGCTCGAGCTGGACGCGCTGCTCGACGCGTCGCGCACGCGCCGGACGCTCCGGCCGGTGTCGCGGTATCCCGCGTCGAGCATCGACCTCGCGTTCGTCGTCGACGAGGCAACGCCCGCGGGCCATCTCCGCGCAACGTTGCGTCGCGCGGCCGGCGAGCTGGCCGAGTCGGTCGAGCTGTTCGACGTGTTCCGCTCGGACGCCATCGGCGCCGGTCGAAAGAGCCTGACGTGGTCGCTGCGGTTCCGCGCGCCCGATCGGACGCTGACCGACGCCGAGGTCGCCGAGATCCGGCAGCGATGCATCGACGCGGTCGTGACCGCGCACGGGGCCGAGCTACGCGGCTGA
- the pheS gene encoding phenylalanine--tRNA ligase subunit alpha — MNATDATARLDDAATTAAADVARAASLDELTEIERRYVGKKRSVASEVKDAIKSLASEERPVVGKALTAFQSRVEEIVAERRAALQAADRERSLARDRLDLTVGGHGRRRGHLHLVTQVQRELEDVFVGLGFQVAEGPEVETDFYNFEALNMPPAHPARSMWDTLYVKLGRPEQVMLRTHTSPVQIRVMQSRTPPIYTVMPGRCYRKETLDARHSPVFHQIEGLVVDKGITFGDLAGTIEAFTHAYFGPDKESRLRPSYFPFTEPSAEFEVTCVFCDGAGCGVCSRTGWIELGGCGMVDPNVFEAVGIDPEEYSGFAFGFGLDRMAMDRFDVDHIKTFFEDDVRVLEQF; from the coding sequence GTGAACGCGACGGACGCGACGGCCCGCCTCGACGACGCCGCGACCACCGCGGCCGCTGACGTCGCGCGCGCGGCGTCCCTCGACGAGCTCACGGAGATCGAGCGCCGCTACGTGGGCAAGAAGCGCTCCGTCGCGAGCGAGGTCAAGGACGCGATCAAGTCGCTCGCGTCCGAGGAGCGTCCCGTCGTCGGGAAGGCGCTCACCGCGTTCCAGTCGCGCGTCGAGGAGATCGTGGCCGAGCGCCGCGCGGCGTTGCAGGCCGCGGACCGCGAGCGGTCGCTGGCGCGCGACCGGCTCGACCTGACGGTCGGTGGCCACGGCCGCCGCCGCGGGCACCTGCATCTCGTCACGCAGGTGCAGCGCGAGCTCGAGGACGTGTTCGTCGGCCTCGGGTTCCAGGTCGCCGAGGGACCTGAGGTCGAGACCGACTTCTACAACTTCGAGGCGCTCAACATGCCGCCCGCGCACCCAGCGCGCTCGATGTGGGACACGCTCTACGTGAAGCTGGGCCGTCCCGAGCAGGTGATGCTGCGCACGCACACGTCACCGGTGCAGATCCGGGTCATGCAGTCGCGCACGCCGCCGATCTACACCGTCATGCCCGGTCGCTGCTACCGCAAGGAGACGCTCGACGCGCGTCACTCACCCGTGTTCCACCAGATCGAGGGCCTCGTGGTCGACAAGGGGATCACGTTCGGTGACCTCGCCGGCACGATCGAGGCGTTCACGCACGCGTACTTCGGGCCCGACAAGGAGTCGCGGCTGCGACCGTCGTACTTCCCGTTCACCGAGCCGTCGGCCGAGTTCGAGGTGACGTGCGTGTTCTGCGACGGCGCCGGTTGCGGTGTCTGCTCGCGGACGGGCTGGATCGAGCTCGGCGGCTGCGGGATGGTCGACCCGAACGTGTTCGAGGCCGTCGGTATCGATCCCGAGGAGTACTCCGGGTTCGCGTTCGGGTTCGGGCTCGACCGCATGGCCATGGACCGCTTCGACGTCGACCACATCAAGACCTTCTTCGAGGACGACGTGCGCGTCCTCGAGCAATTCTGA
- a CDS encoding RNA methyltransferase produces MLEGARLVDGALDRGAPLVAAYVDAAATRGADRRLLDRLADAGVATRVVAPGVLERVASTVTPQPVVAVATWRDTSLHDATGCADAGAPVVVAVDVADPGNAGTIVRSTEAAGGAGLVFCGNSVDPHNPKVLRASAGAIFGIPVVEGEDPVHVLDALGAQRRRSVAAVARGGVPYDACDLRGGVAIVVGGEARGLPDAVTARVDERVTIPMAGRAESLNVAVACSVLVFEAARQRRAGREA; encoded by the coding sequence GTGCTCGAGGGGGCTCGGCTCGTCGACGGCGCGCTCGACCGCGGTGCACCGCTCGTCGCCGCGTACGTCGATGCTGCCGCGACACGCGGCGCTGACCGCCGGTTGCTGGACCGACTCGCCGATGCGGGCGTCGCGACGCGCGTCGTCGCGCCGGGGGTCCTCGAGCGCGTCGCGTCGACCGTCACGCCGCAGCCCGTGGTGGCGGTCGCGACGTGGCGCGACACGTCGCTGCACGACGCGACCGGCTGTGCCGACGCGGGCGCGCCCGTCGTCGTCGCCGTCGACGTCGCGGATCCCGGCAACGCGGGGACGATCGTGCGCAGCACCGAGGCTGCCGGGGGTGCCGGACTAGTGTTCTGCGGCAATTCGGTCGACCCGCACAACCCCAAGGTGCTGCGCGCGTCGGCCGGTGCGATCTTCGGTATCCCGGTCGTGGAGGGCGAGGACCCGGTGCACGTGCTCGACGCGCTCGGCGCGCAACGACGTCGGAGCGTCGCGGCCGTCGCGCGTGGCGGCGTGCCGTACGACGCGTGCGATCTGCGCGGTGGCGTCGCGATCGTCGTCGGCGGCGAGGCCCGTGGGCTGCCCGATGCGGTCACGGCGCGGGTCGACGAGCGGGTCACGATCCCCATGGCCGGACGGGCGGAGTCGCTGAACGTCGCGGTCGCGTGCTCGGTGCTCGTGTTCGAGGCGGCGCGCCAGCGGCGCGCGGGTCGTGAGGCGTGA
- the rplT gene encoding 50S ribosomal protein L20, producing the protein MARVKRSVHGKKHRRAVLEAAQGYSGARSRSFRKANEQVMHSLQYAYRDRRARKGEFRRLWIVRINAACREHGISYSRFIAGLKAADVDVDRKVLADLAVRDAGAFAKLVATAREALAA; encoded by the coding sequence ATGGCCAGGGTCAAGCGCTCGGTCCACGGCAAGAAGCACCGCCGGGCCGTGCTCGAAGCGGCCCAGGGGTACTCGGGTGCGCGCAGCCGCAGCTTCCGCAAGGCCAACGAGCAGGTCATGCACTCGCTGCAGTACGCGTACCGGGACCGTCGCGCCCGCAAGGGCGAGTTCCGTCGGCTGTGGATCGTGCGCATCAACGCCGCGTGCCGCGAGCACGGCATCAGCTACTCGCGGTTCATCGCGGGCCTGAAGGCGGCCGACGTCGACGTCGACCGGAAGGTGCTCGCCGACCTCGCGGTCCGCGACGCGGGGGCGTTCGCCAAGCTCGTCGCGACCGCGCGCGAGGCGCTCGCAGCCTGA
- the rpmI gene encoding 50S ribosomal protein L35, translated as MPKMKTHRGAAKRFTITGTGRIRRRKAFRSHLLEKKPTKRTRRLGRPAEVTGGDRKHVERLLGR; from the coding sequence ATGCCGAAGATGAAGACCCACCGTGGCGCCGCGAAGCGGTTCACGATCACGGGGACGGGCCGGATCCGCCGGCGCAAGGCGTTCCGCTCCCACCTGCTCGAGAAGAAGCCGACGAAGCGGACGCGCCGGCTCGGGCGCCCCGCCGAGGTGACCGGCGGGGACCGCAAGCACGTCGAGCGCCTGCTCGGTCGGTAG
- the infC gene encoding translation initiation factor IF-3, with product MGSGSNRSPGRTAHPPRRFFPTRPPHHGHVVPRASGFVGAQAPASARRTLPVSAACSFAGGPYERGDAQIAAANEARINDRIRAREVRLISESGEQLGVKPLPQALQIAREQELDLVEVAPNANPPVCRIMDYRRYQYEQQQKRKESRRRATNVVIKEMKFRPKISGHDYETKMKNVERFLGEGNKVKLTIMFRGREMAHPELGLKILNRIAEQVAEIAVVESAPRQDGRNMTMVLHPNKRPTANAAPRRAARGEEPAETAPAAADATGAR from the coding sequence ATGGGAAGTGGGTCGAACCGGTCCCCGGGGCGCACCGCGCACCCGCCACGCCGATTCTTCCCCACCCGGCCCCCTCACCACGGTCACGTGGTCCCGCGGGCGTCCGGGTTCGTTGGTGCTCAGGCCCCGGCCTCCGCGCGGCGGACGCTTCCCGTGTCCGCCGCCTGCTCGTTCGCAGGCGGTCCGTACGAGAGAGGTGATGCTCAGATCGCTGCTGCGAACGAAGCCAGGATCAACGACCGGATCCGTGCCCGCGAGGTCCGTCTCATCAGTGAATCGGGTGAGCAGCTCGGGGTGAAGCCGCTCCCGCAGGCGCTCCAGATCGCCCGGGAGCAGGAGCTCGATCTCGTCGAGGTCGCACCGAACGCGAACCCGCCCGTGTGCCGGATCATGGACTACCGGCGCTACCAGTACGAGCAGCAGCAGAAGCGGAAGGAGTCGCGCCGGCGGGCCACGAACGTCGTCATCAAGGAGATGAAGTTCCGGCCCAAGATCTCCGGTCACGACTACGAGACGAAGATGAAGAACGTCGAGCGCTTCCTCGGCGAGGGCAACAAGGTGAAGCTCACGATCATGTTCCGCGGTCGCGAGATGGCTCACCCGGAGCTCGGGCTGAAGATCCTCAACCGGATCGCCGAGCAGGTCGCCGAGATCGCCGTGGTCGAGTCGGCGCCCCGCCAGGACGGCCGCAACATGACGATGGTGTTGCACCCCAACAAGAGGCCGACCGCCAACGCGGCGCCCCGTCGCGCCGCGCGTGGCGAGGAGCCCGCCGAGACCGCGCCCGCCGCCGCGGACGCGACAGGAGCACGCTGA
- a CDS encoding glycoside hydrolase family 15 protein, whose protein sequence is MSQRIEDYALIGDTRTAALVGRDGSIDWLCLPRFDSGAVFAALLGDRANGRWIITPEAEVRRTRRAYRPGTLVLDTEFDTVDGDVRVTDVMPTRGEYPSVVRIVTGLRGTVRMRMQLVMRFDYGSITPWVRNVDGCLRGVAGPDALVLRTDVPTHGEDEDGERTTVASFNVRAGDDVPFVLQYCPSFLTCDDVIDGLGAVASTEEWWREWSARSTYDGDWREDVQRSVVTLKALTYAPTGGIVAAPTTSLPECLGGVRNWDYRYCWLRDATFTLYALMIAGYLDEATAWRDWLLRTVAGDPADLQIMYGPAGERRLPELELDWLGGYEGSKPVRIGNAASGQYQIDVYGEMMDALHQTRRHGIDPTADAWDLERVLMDFLESGWKKPDDGIWEVRGPRRHFTHSKVMAWVAFDRAVHAVERFHLDGPVDRWRSVRDEIHREVCEKGYDAQRGAFVQYYGSKDLDASLLMIPLVGFLSPSDERVVSTVDAIQRELVHDGFVARYETSDTGEVDGLPQGEGAFLPCSFWLADNLAMMGRRRDALALFERLRGLQNDVGLFAEEYDASAKRLVGNFPQAFTHVSFVNSACNLSGSGERGPAHHRARHHNGG, encoded by the coding sequence ATGTCCCAGCGCATCGAGGACTACGCCCTGATCGGCGACACCCGGACGGCGGCGTTGGTCGGTCGGGACGGCTCGATCGACTGGCTCTGCCTCCCCCGCTTCGATTCCGGCGCGGTGTTCGCGGCGCTGCTCGGAGACCGCGCCAACGGCCGCTGGATCATCACGCCCGAGGCCGAGGTGCGCCGCACCCGTCGGGCGTACCGGCCCGGGACGCTCGTGCTGGACACCGAGTTCGACACGGTCGACGGCGACGTGCGCGTCACCGACGTCATGCCGACGCGCGGCGAGTACCCCTCGGTCGTGCGCATCGTCACCGGGCTGCGCGGCACCGTGCGGATGCGCATGCAGCTCGTCATGCGGTTCGACTACGGGTCGATCACCCCGTGGGTCCGCAACGTCGACGGTTGCCTGCGGGGCGTCGCGGGACCCGACGCGCTCGTGCTGCGCACCGACGTCCCCACGCACGGCGAGGACGAGGACGGTGAGCGCACGACCGTCGCGAGCTTCAACGTGCGGGCGGGTGACGACGTCCCGTTCGTGCTGCAGTACTGCCCGTCGTTCCTCACGTGCGACGACGTGATCGACGGTCTCGGCGCGGTCGCGAGCACCGAGGAGTGGTGGCGCGAGTGGTCGGCGCGCTCCACCTACGACGGGGACTGGCGCGAGGACGTGCAGCGCTCGGTCGTCACGCTGAAGGCCCTGACGTACGCGCCGACGGGTGGGATCGTCGCCGCCCCGACGACGTCGTTGCCCGAGTGCCTCGGCGGCGTACGGAACTGGGACTACCGCTACTGCTGGCTGCGTGACGCGACGTTCACGCTGTACGCCCTGATGATCGCGGGCTACCTCGACGAGGCGACCGCGTGGCGGGACTGGCTGCTGCGCACCGTCGCCGGCGACCCGGCCGACCTGCAGATCATGTACGGGCCCGCGGGCGAGCGCCGACTCCCCGAGCTCGAGCTCGACTGGCTCGGCGGGTACGAGGGGTCGAAGCCCGTCCGGATCGGGAACGCGGCGTCGGGGCAGTACCAGATCGACGTGTACGGCGAGATGATGGACGCGCTCCACCAGACGCGCCGCCACGGCATCGACCCGACGGCCGACGCGTGGGACCTCGAACGCGTGCTCATGGACTTCCTCGAGTCGGGTTGGAAGAAGCCCGACGACGGCATCTGGGAGGTGCGCGGCCCCCGCCGGCACTTCACCCACTCGAAGGTGATGGCCTGGGTCGCGTTCGATCGCGCGGTCCACGCGGTCGAGCGGTTCCATCTCGACGGACCGGTCGACCGGTGGCGCTCGGTGCGCGACGAGATCCACCGCGAGGTGTGCGAGAAGGGCTACGACGCGCAGCGGGGCGCGTTCGTCCAGTACTACGGATCGAAGGACCTCGACGCGAGCCTTCTCATGATCCCGCTCGTGGGGTTCCTGTCACCGAGCGACGAGCGGGTCGTGTCGACGGTCGACGCGATCCAGCGCGAGCTCGTGCACGACGGGTTCGTCGCGCGCTACGAGACGTCGGACACCGGCGAGGTCGACGGCCTGCCCCAAGGGGAGGGCGCGTTCCTGCCCTGCTCGTTCTGGCTCGCCGACAACCTCGCGATGATGGGCCGTCGCCGGGACGCGCTCGCGCTGTTCGAGCGGCTGCGCGGGCTGCAGAACGACGTCGGGCTGTTCGCCGAGGAGTACGACGCGTCGGCGAAGCGCCTGGTCGGCAACTTCCCCCAGGCGTTCACCCACGTCTCGTTCGTCAACTCGGCGTGCAACCTGAGCGGGAGCGGCGAGCGCGGTCCCGCGCACCACCGGGCCCGTCACCACAACGGTGGTTAG
- a CDS encoding PH domain-containing protein codes for MPDDETGQPKRSWKDRLKSAAQTATEKGKELADQAKTTLGEQQAKRVEQWKDDPETLWFGQSQDAASKATGVSKAFYRITKDRIWIESGVLGVRSEYVPMWAVKDLDVRQNVMQRGKDVGDVVLWLEDPSLAAGQAGAFGLSGAAEMSGGHTSGEVVLDNIDGPYQVRELLMPLVSEARQKKLVERQTQYIHQVNPAAAAPPAAAAAPAAPVDVADQLRKLADLRDQGVLTEDEFQAQKAKLLN; via the coding sequence ATGCCGGACGACGAGACGGGCCAGCCGAAGCGGTCGTGGAAGGACCGGCTGAAGTCGGCCGCGCAGACCGCGACGGAGAAGGGCAAGGAGCTCGCCGACCAGGCGAAGACGACCCTCGGCGAGCAGCAGGCCAAGCGGGTCGAGCAGTGGAAGGACGACCCCGAGACGCTGTGGTTCGGGCAGAGCCAGGACGCGGCGTCGAAGGCGACGGGCGTGTCGAAGGCCTTCTACCGGATCACGAAGGACCGGATCTGGATCGAGAGCGGTGTGCTCGGCGTGCGCTCGGAGTACGTCCCGATGTGGGCGGTCAAGGACCTCGACGTCCGCCAGAACGTGATGCAGCGGGGCAAGGACGTCGGCGACGTCGTGCTGTGGCTCGAGGACCCGTCGCTGGCGGCGGGCCAGGCCGGTGCGTTCGGCCTCTCGGGCGCGGCCGAGATGTCGGGCGGTCACACGAGCGGCGAGGTCGTGCTCGACAACATCGACGGCCCGTACCAGGTGCGTGAGCTGCTCATGCCGCTCGTGAGCGAGGCCCGGCAGAAGAAGCTCGTCGAGCGTCAGACGCAGTACATCCACCAGGTCAACCCGGCCGCCGCCGCACCCCCGGCCGCCGCGGCTGCGCCCGCCGCGCCGGTCGACGTCGCCGATCAGCTCCGCAAGCTCGCCGACCTGCGGGACCAGGGCGTGCTCACCGAGGACGAGTTCCAGGCCCAGAAGGCAAAGCTGCTCAACTAA
- a CDS encoding alkaline phosphatase family protein: MRRAATALAAVMSVTALAACSGGGSTSASKTKTAAASANDGIHKIQHVVVIMQENRSFDSYFGTFPGADGIPMRDGQPTVCVPDPQKGDCVRPYADHADVNGGGPHSAANATADVNGGKMDGFVAQAEAGRKGCLDPTNPACTNSATPDVVGYHTRSDIPNYWTYAEDFVLQDHMFEPNASWSLPEHLFQVSEWSAACTQHDNPGSCRNALQSPGLPPDFAAKRNANVAARRPPIYAWTDLTYLLHKDDVSWGYYVLNGTEPDCEDDAAESCAPVPQNAKTPGIWNPLPYFDTVKSDGQLGNIQSLDNFYAQAKKGTLPAVSWIAPSGSVSEHPPAKVSAGQTYVTSLVNAVMRSPDWSSTAIFLAWDDWGGFYDHVVPPTVDENGYGLRVPGIVISPYAKRGYVDHQTLSFDAYDKFIEDDFLHGQRLDPRTDGRPDPRPTVREDVKILGDLASDFDFTQKPRPPVLLPERPQTTLTERTGARAP; this comes from the coding sequence GTGCGACGTGCAGCCACCGCGCTCGCCGCGGTCATGTCGGTCACCGCGCTCGCCGCGTGCAGCGGTGGCGGTTCGACGAGCGCGTCGAAGACGAAGACGGCCGCCGCCTCGGCGAACGACGGGATCCACAAGATCCAGCACGTCGTCGTGATCATGCAGGAGAACCGGTCGTTCGACTCGTACTTCGGGACGTTCCCGGGCGCGGACGGCATCCCGATGCGCGACGGCCAGCCGACCGTCTGCGTCCCCGACCCGCAGAAGGGCGACTGCGTGCGCCCGTACGCGGACCACGCGGACGTGAACGGCGGCGGCCCGCACAGCGCGGCCAACGCGACCGCGGACGTCAACGGCGGGAAGATGGACGGCTTCGTGGCCCAGGCCGAGGCCGGGCGCAAGGGATGCCTCGACCCGACCAACCCCGCGTGCACGAACTCGGCGACGCCCGACGTCGTCGGGTACCACACCAGGTCCGACATCCCGAACTACTGGACGTACGCCGAGGACTTCGTGCTGCAGGACCACATGTTCGAGCCGAACGCGTCGTGGAGCCTGCCCGAGCACCTGTTCCAGGTGTCGGAGTGGTCGGCCGCGTGCACGCAGCACGACAACCCGGGCAGCTGCCGCAACGCGCTCCAGTCGCCCGGGCTCCCGCCGGACTTCGCGGCGAAGCGCAACGCGAACGTCGCGGCGCGGCGGCCGCCGATCTACGCGTGGACCGACCTCACGTACCTGCTCCACAAGGACGACGTGTCCTGGGGCTACTACGTGCTGAACGGCACGGAGCCCGACTGCGAGGACGACGCCGCGGAGTCGTGCGCACCCGTCCCGCAGAACGCCAAGACGCCCGGCATCTGGAACCCGCTGCCGTACTTCGACACCGTCAAGAGCGACGGGCAGCTCGGCAACATCCAGTCGCTCGACAACTTCTACGCCCAGGCGAAGAAGGGAACGCTCCCGGCGGTGTCGTGGATCGCGCCGTCCGGATCGGTGAGCGAGCACCCGCCCGCGAAGGTCAGCGCGGGGCAGACGTACGTCACGAGTCTCGTGAACGCGGTGATGCGCAGTCCCGACTGGTCGTCGACCGCGATCTTCCTGGCGTGGGACGACTGGGGTGGGTTCTACGACCACGTCGTCCCGCCGACGGTCGACGAGAACGGCTACGGGCTGCGCGTCCCGGGCATCGTGATCAGTCCGTACGCGAAGCGCGGCTACGTCGACCACCAGACGCTGAGCTTCGACGCGTACGACAAGTTCATCGAGGACGACTTCCTGCACGGCCAGCGGCTCGACCCGCGCACCGACGGCCGTCCCGACCCACGACCCACCGTGCGCGAGGACGTGAAGATCCTCGGCGACCTCGCGAGCGACTTCGACTTCACCCAGAAGCCACGTCCGCCCGTCCTGCTGCCCGAGCGACCGCAGACGACGCTCACGGAACGAACGGGCGCGCGCGCCCCGTAG
- a CDS encoding cold-shock protein, with translation MPERRGRVEHFDERRGRGEIVDGDGTRYPFHCTRIADGTRTIPTGAPVTFDVGPGPLGQWEAIEIRRA, from the coding sequence ATGCCGGAGCGGCGCGGGCGGGTCGAGCACTTCGACGAGCGCCGCGGCCGGGGCGAGATCGTCGACGGCGACGGCACCCGCTATCCCTTCCACTGCACGCGCATCGCCGACGGCACCCGGACCATCCCGACCGGTGCGCCCGTCACGTTCGACGTCGGGCCGGGCCCGCTCGGGCAGTGGGAGGCGATCGAGATCCGCCGGGCGTGA
- the hisG gene encoding ATP phosphoribosyltransferase: MLRLVLPKGTLERATLQLFEEADLAVERSSEVDYRASIDDPRVEDVRILRPQEIPRYVAGGLFDVGITGRDWIEETGADVVSLTQLHYSKATARPIRMVLAVAGDSPVASVTDLPDGVRVHTEYPELTRRYFEKHGVDAHVTLSYGATEAKIPEIADAVIEITETGRALRAAGLKIVDTVLTSYTELIANPESHGDPAKRKAMEQIQTLLTGALEARGRVLVKLNVDEQHLDGVVALLPALKAPTVSKLFRVDAYAVEAVVAKSEINTLIPALKDHGATGIIELPISKIVH; the protein is encoded by the coding sequence ATGTTGCGGCTGGTGCTGCCGAAGGGGACACTCGAGCGCGCGACGCTCCAGCTCTTCGAGGAGGCCGATCTCGCCGTCGAGCGGTCCTCCGAGGTCGACTACCGCGCGTCGATCGACGACCCGCGCGTCGAGGACGTCCGCATCCTCCGGCCCCAGGAGATCCCGCGCTACGTCGCCGGCGGGCTGTTCGACGTCGGCATCACCGGGCGCGACTGGATCGAGGAGACCGGCGCGGACGTCGTCTCGCTCACGCAGCTGCACTACTCCAAGGCGACCGCGCGCCCGATCCGCATGGTGCTCGCGGTCGCCGGTGACTCACCGGTCGCGTCGGTGACCGACCTGCCCGACGGCGTGCGCGTCCACACCGAGTACCCGGAGCTGACGCGCCGCTACTTCGAGAAGCACGGCGTCGACGCGCACGTCACGCTGTCCTACGGAGCGACCGAGGCGAAGATCCCCGAGATCGCGGACGCGGTGATCGAGATCACCGAGACGGGCCGCGCGCTGCGCGCCGCCGGACTCAAGATCGTCGACACCGTGCTCACGTCGTACACGGAGCTCATCGCGAACCCCGAGTCGCACGGCGATCCCGCCAAGCGCAAGGCCATGGAGCAGATCCAGACGCTGCTCACCGGCGCGCTCGAGGCCCGTGGCCGGGTGCTCGTGAAGCTGAACGTCGACGAGCAGCACCTCGACGGCGTCGTCGCGCTGTTGCCGGCGTTGAAGGCGCCGACGGTGTCGAAGCTGTTCCGCGTGGACGCCTACGCCGTCGAGGCGGTCGTCGCCAAGTCCGAGATCAACACGCTCATCCCCGCGCTCAAGGACCACGGCGCGACCGGGATCATCGAGCTGCCGATCTCGAAGATCGTCCACTGA